TGAGACCGTCACGTGCTGGATCAGCGAGGACCTGGTTGGGGAAGCAGGGTCCATGGGCACTGGGGCTCCAAACACCCTGCCCTCACCCTTGTGCTGAGCCCCACTCACCCCGAGGGGCCATCCACGGCCACACAGCGGCTGGTGTTGACGCTCCAGGCACAGTAGGGGTCCCGAGCGAGGACGCAGTCTGCGCAGGAGCGGTACTTCACGCAGTCGGCCAGGGGCAGCTGAACCAGCTGCGAGCGAGAGCCTGCAAAGAGCAGCTTCTGCAAGAGAAGCGGGGCACAGGAGGCTTAGCCAGACTGGGACACAGACTGCGGCATGGGCGCACGAGGGCAAGGGtgccagaggaggaagagggcagTGCGAAACTCCGAGGAGGGAAATCGAAGGACCAAAGAACGCACAGAGGGCTTACTACAAGCCAGACGCAATCCTAAGCACCTTATAGATGTGACCTTCTTAGACAGGGAACAGTGGAACTACAAGGCTGAGAAATataatctcacacacacacacacacacacacacactcactctcccGTACTGTATAAATAGTGCAGGAAATGTGTTTTCCGCTAGGCCCGTCAGCCCTCACAATAGCACGAGCAGAGCATAAGGTGTTTTCCTCTGTTTGAATGGTGACTGCCAATCTGTGTGTTTCTTCAACCACGGACTTTCTTTCTGCCATTATTCCATGTTCTGGGCAACAATCTGAGCCACAATAGTTGGTCAAGGGCCAGCACATGAAAGTTCAGGGGAGTCACAGACAGGCCAGAAGAAGGGTAGGATGCAAGCGGCACCTCAGGCAAACAGAAGGGAGTGCAGGCCGGGACTGGACTGCACTGGGCCGGACTAGGGGGCCGCTGGGAAAGCCGGCATCAGGAGGGCAGCTGAGCAAACGGAGCCCGAGAGGCCCGGTCCACCGTGGCACCACCAGAGAGGCTGTACGTCACAGAGAACAGCACAACCTCGAGGGGTCTGAAGGAAGCGTGGAGAGCGGCTGCCAAGGCCCAATTCTGGGAACACAGCCCCGTGGGGACCTGGCTATATATAACGCCTGCCGAGCGCAGAGTCCGTCAGCACGCGTGTTTCCTGGAACGCTCCCCAAGCTAAGTGTGGTGTGTTTGagtgcctccccacccctgtcctgGCCAAGCAAAAGACTGGGGAAGGTGTAGGGACAGCGGTGGGTGGGGCCTTGATTACTACCTTGCTCTGGGATAGGACCAAGCTTTCCACAGGCTCCTGGTCAAACACCTGCAGCTCCTCGATCAGGTGGACCCAGGGGCCCAGGCTCACGGCCTTGAGCAGCCAGCCGTCtcctgtgggggttgggggaggacaGGCATAAACGAGAGGGCACGGGGGCCCCTGGGGCATCTCTAGATCTCGCTGCCCCGACACACAGGCCTTTACCCAGCTTCCGGCAGCCACACCCACCGCCCCAGGTGCCTACCTGTACCAATGAACAGCACTGTATAGGTGGCTCCGTCAAGGCCTGTGACCCGGTCAGCCACCAGGTGGGTGAAATTGGTGTCCTTCTTCACAAGCAGGGGCCGGCCCCACCGGGGCCCTACCTGCTCCTCCATCAGAGGGTGCTTCTTGATGAAGTTGAGGGTGTTATCAGGCAGCTCCAGAGAACTGGTGTAGCCATGGCGTCGGTGCCAGTTGTTGAtgcactgggggcgggggggtgaagACGGGAGAGCTGTCAGCACGTGGCAGAGCTACTGCGGCGGAGGGCAGGAGCCCATCCCCGCCCCGGAGGACTCACTGAGCCGGGCCGTGGGCTGGGGACAGGGTCGGTATAGCGGCCCCACTTCTGGGCTTGCTCACGGTATTCCTTGTAGGGCCCCTCGAATACCCTCTGGATCTCTTCCAGCTGGTACTCGCAGACCGCTGACAAGTCCACATCGCCCCTGTCACAGCAAAGGAGGGACCCCAAGGGTGAGGCACGTGCCCACTTTACCCCAGCTCGCGGCATGGACCGGGAAGGCGGGCCCCCCACAAAGCAGTCCTGGGCGTGTGCGATGTCATGTTGGCTCTACAGTACCACTGGGGGAAGGGCCCTGCACACCTCCCCTGGGGGGGCTTTGAAAAGGGGCACATGCCCAACATCCTCCTTGGCTTCTGGTCTACCGACCACTTAAGACTTTACTCAGACGCCTGCACCCACCCACCATCCCTACCCCGCAAACCTCCTCCCTAGCCCCAAGTATTCCTGGCCAACTCACCACCGCGCCCGGAAAACCCCGAAGAAGGTGGTGTTGTGCCAAGAGGCGTCGCGCAGGGTGTGCAGGGCCTGCAGCTGGTTGAAGTAGAGCTGCCGGTCGGGGGCCGAGCACACCAGCCTCGCCTTCAGGAACGTGGTCCACTTCCTCTGCAGGGTCCGCGCACCCCCCATGTCCCCCTGGCGGGTGGCAAGGGGACACTGCTGGTCAGGCCTGCCGAGCCACCAAGGCtcccagggctccccactcaCTGTAGGACTCCATACCTTGCAGACACGGGCTACACGGGCCACCACCTGTTCCGCGTAGCAGTCATACTCCACTGCCCGCTCGCTGAAGAAGAAGTAGACCTTGTCATCGTCCCCTGTGAAGCTGCCCACGCTCTCTGGGATGTAGGCAGAGCCTACAAAATGAGGTTCtacaggaaggggaggagggttAGCGGTGGAGGGTGCTGCAGGGCCCCTCAACCATGGCTCCCCCCGGGCCCCACACCAGCTCCTCGGGGCTCACCGTTGAGCCAGAAGGCCAGGTACTCTGTCTTCATGGAGTGGTGAGGCCCCATGTTACGCAGGATTACAGGCTCTGTTCCTAGGAAGTTGTTGAGCGTGGCCGAGTACAGCTCGCCGTCTATGGGAGACAGAGGATCAGGCAGGCCAGAAGTGACATGAAGACACATTCAGGCCACGCAGACCCACAGTGAGAACAAGTTCTGGGGGCGGACTCCCCCCGCCTGCCCCGGGGACAGCCACTCACCcacaaggaggccagtgtggccctTGGCCGGGTCATAGGGACATTTCCCCTTCCCATCCTCAAATTCTCCACGCTCCAAAGTGAAGGTGAGCATGTCCTGGGGCAGGGAAGAGACAATGAGGAGGAGATGCAGAAGGGCCCGGGAGTCCAGCGAAGGGCGAGGAGGGGACTGAGGGGGGACACCAGCACTCACGATGTAGGTGCACTTGGGCTGGAAGGCGTAGGTACCACAGACGTACAGGTGGGACGTGTTGTAGGGCTGCAGGAAGCGGATGAAGTTGAAACACTCCGTCTGCGGAGAGAAAGGCATTCACTGAAGAGTACGGGGACATGGGACATGGGACACAAGGACCAAGAACGGGTCTGGGAcaaagagagagggtgggggtggggggagacagcaGGCGCCATGAGGCCTGGCCAGCGGAAgtacagggtggggggtgggggggctctggCTCTCCTGGCCGTATCCGGAGCACCCACCTGGTTGCTCTTCCCTTTCTGGATACACTCGGCTTTCTTCTCAGCTGGTGCCTCCCATGcgatctggggggaggggggcacgtCAATCCCAAGTACACACTGAGCATGTGCCCGGAGTATCTGCCACATGCATGGCCTGTGGCAGCCACGTGGGGACACCACAAGTGAGCACACATAGTCCCCATTCTCTGGGAGTTTAACAGAGGACGGAAGCCCCAAACTGCCCCAAAGCTGCAGATGAGGGAAAGCAGCGTGCCCACTCTGCTAGGAGGATGGGCCTGGAGACTACGCAAGATTTCCACAGGAAAGAACAGGGTGGGGGCGGCAGGGCTGAGGGGACAGTTTGGTCAAGCTAAGCCCCTCTGGGTCCTGCCACTCTCCCCACACCtgtgtacctcccactcccccacctctCACCGCTCCTTGCAGCTCCAGAGCCTCCACGCTGAAGGCAAACAGGGCCTCCCGGGCCCCCACGTATAGAAGCCCTGTCTGCTCAGTCAGGGTCAACGTCAGGAAGTCCTGGATGCCCGTTTGGGAGAACCGCCGCACTACTGTGGCCAACTCTGCAGGACAAGGTGGGAGTGAGCACGGTGGTGAATGGGCAGAGGGCTTCCTGGGGCTCCAGGCGTCCTCCTCCCCCCAGAATCAGCCTTCCTCTATACAGTGGTCTTTGGGGCCTAATCACTCCTGCTGCCGGCCAGCACCCCACAAGCAGATGCCAGCTAAGCACCCTGACTGGCAATAAAGGGCCTTCTCTAATAGCCTTTTGGCTCTGACAGCTCCACCCAAGCCTCCCTGGCCTTTCCCAGCCTGGGAGGCGGCGAATCTGGGCtggtgaggaggaaggaaggatatcTCAGCCACAGCTTCCGGCCAGAGGAAGCCATCAGACTGATGGCCCTCACTCTCAGGGTCAATAGCGTCTCTGGCTGCAGAGCTGGGCTCTTccccctcccagcttcctccGCTGCTTCCTTCTTTGCTGCCTGctacccacatcaggctctggcCAGGCCCCAGCCCATGATCCGGCAAAGCAGTTATGTACTGAAGTTGTAAGCTCTGCTTGCCTGAGGAAACTCTTCACTCCAGCAGGACCCAAATCCAGGCGGCCAGAGATCCGAGCACGGCCGGCCACTGGGACAGTCGGGGACATGGGAGACTGAGTTGGGGCTGGGAGGCCAGGCCAGCGTGGTCAGGGGGAACCAGAGGCTAGGGACCAGAGAAGGCACTGAAGCCTTGGAGCTGGGAAGCCTTGTTGCTGTTCACCATGCAAGGTACTACGACACTGATGTAGTCACAGAATTCCTAAGTCAGCCCCCAAAATAGCTGCTGACCTATCCTCAGGGTCCCCCTAAACCAGCCTTAGTCTTTGGAGCCACACACAGGCGGGCAAGGGAGGACTTCATTAGCACCTGAGTGGAACCTGTGGGAGGTGAGCTCATCCTAGGTCCCCAGGGTGCACTGATGATACAAACACCTGACATCACCTAATACAGGTGTGCGCGCGCAGAGGGCTGTCGGGTCTTCTGTCCCCCGACATGAGCACGTGTGTAAACACATCCAGGGCCAACAGAGGGCACAAGGGTAGCAGAGGGGTAGCAGAGGGGGCCTATTACGGTTGataaaggggctcctgggggcaAAGAGCTAGGAAGGCTTTGGGGAGGGGGATGATAACACTCTGCCTTATGCCTACCCGGGCTCCATTTTCTCTCTGCGGGCTCTCAGTGCAAGTGCTAGTTCCAGAAGTAAGGCATGGGGAGAATGATACAGAACGGTCTCTCTTCCTTACATTACAGTGGCAGCCAGGTCCTAACCATCTAAAGAAGGGCTATCCCAAGACTATGAGCTCTGGGTCCCTGGGGCCACTCTGGGGCCACTCATTCTCATTTCTTAGAAAGCTGTCATATACATCGGTGGGCTTTGAGCCCGAGAGCAGGATAAAGCTGGCACGATCTAGGGGCAAtcactcctctccccccacctccccatagTCCCTCCTGGCCTCCCCCCTTGGGACTTCAGGCACTCACCCCCAGAAGATACGGTCTTCCGGGGCACCAGGTTCCACCACATCTCAGCCCCAATGCCCAGGCCCCACAGCCCCACTACCAGCAGCCAGACAGCCCAGTGTGGGGCCATGGCAAATGCCCCGGCTCGAAGCTCCAGGCCAGCTGCCctgctgggggaaaagaaagggtcAGAATCACAGCCAGAGAAAACAGACCGGAAGGGGGCCCACACAAGCCCATGCCGGGAGGCACTGACAGAACATATGACCTGATCAGCCTCCCCAGGAGCCTCCTGGATTCCCCCCCACTTACCCAGCCCTTGGAGCAGAACTTGGTGTCCCCCCCCACACCTGGCCTCGGCCCCCACAGATTCCAAAGGAGGTGGGGACcccagaggaaaggggaggagctGAGTCAGCTGGAGGGGTGGACACTCCAAGAAacctctggcctccaggcccTCACCCACTCCCTCTCAACAGGAAGttgtttaagaaattaaaaggggaccccttccccccacactcAGGCCTGACAGATTTGAGGATTTCTTAAAATAACCTCTGGAAGCAGGACTTGCCCCCACTGGGGCTCCAGCCAGCCCCAAGATATACTTCTGGCACGCAAACCCCTTGGCAGGGTGAAGGGGCATACGGTGGGTGGGCGGTTCCAgaagcccctccacccccccggGAGGGGACTTGATGGAGCCAGCCGTGCGGGGGTCctggccccagcctctcccctcccccagcgcaGACAATAGCCAGGCAAAGCCCCAAACCCCGGTTCCACCTCAGCAGGGCTGAAGTGGGGCCGGGAGCCGAAGGGGCCCAGCTTCCCGAGGCCCCTTTGTTGCCCAAGACGGGAGGCAGGAAGTGGGTGGGATGGGCGTGGAAATGACCAGGGCCTCATCCTGTTCCTCGCACAGCCTCCTAGGAGACACTAGCCTTCGGGCTTTGGGGCGGCGGGACAACAGAGCTGGCTCCGGTCTAATCAGGGATCTCCCGGCGAGCAGCTCtcaggcgggggcggggggagctgagGGGCGGGTGGGGAGCGCGAGAGGGATTCCTCTCGGACCGCGGGGGACGCCCTGTGCAGGGCCGGCGCCTGCTGCGCTCCCCCCGGGTCTGACGAATCTTCCCAACTCAGGGATTGCGCCCCGGGACCCCGGCCTGGGCAAGCCATCTGGATTAATTGCACTGCCCCAGAACTCCAGTGCCGGGTACGGAGACACAGAAGCTGGGGACCTGCTCACCCCAAAACAAAGGGTCCCCGCCAAGACCGTCCTTGGTCACCCCCCcagattctcccctccccccagctcccggGATTTGAATGCAAACAAAGCGGCGGCGCTGGGAGCGTGGCAAGCCCGGCCGGCGGACGCCCCCTGTCGGCCCAATACCCCAGCACtggaagggcggggggggggctggggatacgttcacccctccctcccccacaac
Above is a window of Halichoerus grypus chromosome 10, mHalGry1.hap1.1, whole genome shotgun sequence DNA encoding:
- the SEMA4C gene encoding semaphorin-4C isoform X3, with translation MAPHWAVWLLVVGLWGLGIGAEMWWNLVPRKTVSSGELATVVRRFSQTGIQDFLTLTLTEQTGLLYVGAREALFAFSVEALELQGAIAWEAPAEKKAECIQKGKSNQTECFNFIRFLQPYNTSHLYVCGTYAFQPKCTYIDMLTFTLERGEFEDGKGKCPYDPAKGHTGLLVDGELYSATLNNFLGTEPVILRNMGPHHSMKTEYLAFWLNEPHFVGSAYIPESVGSFTGDDDKVYFFFSERAVEYDCYAEQVVARVARVCKGDMGGARTLQRKWTTFLKARLVCSAPDRQLYFNQLQALHTLRDASWHNTTFFGVFRARWGDVDLSAVCEYQLEEIQRVFEGPYKEYREQAQKWGRYTDPVPSPRPGSCINNWHRRHGYTSSLELPDNTLNFIKKHPLMEEQVGPRWGRPLLVKKDTNFTHLVADRVTGLDGATYTVLFIGTGDGWLLKAVSLGPWVHLIEELQVFDQEPVESLVLSQSKKLLFAGSRSQLVQLPLADCVKYRSCADCVLARDPYCAWSVNTSRCVAVDGPSGSSLIQHVTVSDTSGICNLRGNKKVRLTPKNITVVAGTDLVLPCRLSSNLAHARWTFGGRDLPAEQPGSFLYDARLQALVVMAAQPRHAGAYHCFSEEQGARLAAEGYLVAVVAGPSVTLEARAPLENLGLVWLAVVALGAVCLVLLLLVLSLRRRLREELEKGAKAAERTLVYPLELPKEPTSPPFRPGPETDEKLWDPVGYYYSDGSLKIVPGHARCQPGGGPPSPAPGIPGQPLPSPTRLHLGGGRNSNANGYVRLQLGAEDRGGLGHPLPELADELRRKLQQRQPLPDSNPEESSV
- the SEMA4C gene encoding semaphorin-4C isoform X1, whose product is MSLVIQPSSGIRRSHFLGAGSVQQESPGGLSSPGAGQGRCCSSVWSMKNKEQTLRRLVGPPGCRAAGLELRAGAFAMAPHWAVWLLVVGLWGLGIGAEMWWNLVPRKTVSSGELATVVRRFSQTGIQDFLTLTLTEQTGLLYVGAREALFAFSVEALELQGAIAWEAPAEKKAECIQKGKSNQTECFNFIRFLQPYNTSHLYVCGTYAFQPKCTYIDMLTFTLERGEFEDGKGKCPYDPAKGHTGLLVDGELYSATLNNFLGTEPVILRNMGPHHSMKTEYLAFWLNEPHFVGSAYIPESVGSFTGDDDKVYFFFSERAVEYDCYAEQVVARVARVCKGDMGGARTLQRKWTTFLKARLVCSAPDRQLYFNQLQALHTLRDASWHNTTFFGVFRARWGDVDLSAVCEYQLEEIQRVFEGPYKEYREQAQKWGRYTDPVPSPRPGSCINNWHRRHGYTSSLELPDNTLNFIKKHPLMEEQVGPRWGRPLLVKKDTNFTHLVADRVTGLDGATYTVLFIGTGDGWLLKAVSLGPWVHLIEELQVFDQEPVESLVLSQSKKLLFAGSRSQLVQLPLADCVKYRSCADCVLARDPYCAWSVNTSRCVAVDGPSGSSLIQHVTVSDTSGICNLRGNKKVRLTPKNITVVAGTDLVLPCRLSSNLAHARWTFGGRDLPAEQPGSFLYDARLQALVVMAAQPRHAGAYHCFSEEQGARLAAEGYLVAVVAGPSVTLEARAPLENLGLVWLAVVALGAVCLVLLLLVLSLRRRLREELEKGAKAAERTLVYPLELPKEPTSPPFRPGPETDEKLWDPVGYYYSDGSLKIVPGHARCQPGGGPPSPAPGIPGQPLPSPTRLHLGGGRNSNANGYVRLQLGAEDRGGLGHPLPELADELRRKLQQRQPLPDSNPEESSV
- the SEMA4C gene encoding semaphorin-4C isoform X2; protein product: MSLVIQPSSGIRRSHFLGAGSVQQESPGGLSSPGAGQGRCCSSVWSMKNKEQTLRRLVGPPGWAAGLELRAGAFAMAPHWAVWLLVVGLWGLGIGAEMWWNLVPRKTVSSGELATVVRRFSQTGIQDFLTLTLTEQTGLLYVGAREALFAFSVEALELQGAIAWEAPAEKKAECIQKGKSNQTECFNFIRFLQPYNTSHLYVCGTYAFQPKCTYIDMLTFTLERGEFEDGKGKCPYDPAKGHTGLLVDGELYSATLNNFLGTEPVILRNMGPHHSMKTEYLAFWLNEPHFVGSAYIPESVGSFTGDDDKVYFFFSERAVEYDCYAEQVVARVARVCKGDMGGARTLQRKWTTFLKARLVCSAPDRQLYFNQLQALHTLRDASWHNTTFFGVFRARWGDVDLSAVCEYQLEEIQRVFEGPYKEYREQAQKWGRYTDPVPSPRPGSCINNWHRRHGYTSSLELPDNTLNFIKKHPLMEEQVGPRWGRPLLVKKDTNFTHLVADRVTGLDGATYTVLFIGTGDGWLLKAVSLGPWVHLIEELQVFDQEPVESLVLSQSKKLLFAGSRSQLVQLPLADCVKYRSCADCVLARDPYCAWSVNTSRCVAVDGPSGSSLIQHVTVSDTSGICNLRGNKKVRLTPKNITVVAGTDLVLPCRLSSNLAHARWTFGGRDLPAEQPGSFLYDARLQALVVMAAQPRHAGAYHCFSEEQGARLAAEGYLVAVVAGPSVTLEARAPLENLGLVWLAVVALGAVCLVLLLLVLSLRRRLREELEKGAKAAERTLVYPLELPKEPTSPPFRPGPETDEKLWDPVGYYYSDGSLKIVPGHARCQPGGGPPSPAPGIPGQPLPSPTRLHLGGGRNSNANGYVRLQLGAEDRGGLGHPLPELADELRRKLQQRQPLPDSNPEESSV